One window from the genome of Canis lupus dingo isolate Sandy chromosome 15, ASM325472v2, whole genome shotgun sequence encodes:
- the LOC112642224 gene encoding olfactory receptor 2A12-like, whose translation MMEEFNQSSVTEFILLGFSFNPRTTPLLFTVFLMTYLLIILGNSLITILICLDSHLHTPMYFFIGILSILDLGYTTTTVPQMLAHLASQKKTISFASCVAQMYIFLVLGITESWLFAMMSIDRYVAICHPLRYKVIMSPWLCGVMVIFCGLMGIISALIYTVFAMCLPYCGPNKINHFFCEVPAVLKLACADTSVNDWVDFILGFSVILVPLSLILVIYVNIFVAILRIRSAQGRLKAFSTCASHIIVVTTFCVPAMVMYMKPGSEASLEEDKRLALFYNVVSAFLNPIIYSLRNKDVKRAFLKVAGWSRAPE comes from the coding sequence ATGATGGAAGAGTTTAACCAGTCCTCTGTGACTGAATTCATCCTTCTAGGCTTCTCCTTCAACCCCAGGACCACTCCTCTGCTCTTCACAGTCTTCCTGATGACCTACCTGTTGATTATTCTGGGCAACAGCTTAATCACCATCCTCATCTGCCTGGACTCACACCTCCACACACCCATGTACTTCTTTATTGGTATCCTTTCCATATTGGATCTGGGCTACACCACTACAACTGTGCCCCAGATGCTGGCACATTTAGCCAGCCAGAAGAAGACCATCTCTTTTGCCAGCTGTGTGGCCCAAATGTACATTTTCTTGGTGCTAGGCATCACTGAGTCATGGCTCTTTGCCATGATGTCTATAGACAGGTATGTAGCCATCTGCCACCCCCTCAGATACAAGGTCATCATGAGCCCGTGGCTATGTGGGGTAATGGTCATTTTCTGTGGACTCATGGGCATAATCTCTGCTCTTATCTACACTGTCTTTGCCATGTGTCTGCCATACTGTGGTCCCAACAAGATCAACCACTTCTTTTGTGAAGTCCCTGCAGTCTTAAAGCTAGCTTGTGCGGACACATCAGTCAATGACTGGGTAGACTTCATTCTCGGCTTTAGTGTCATCCTGGTCCCACTCTCCCTCATCCTTGTCATTTATGTCAACATCTTCGTTGCCATCTTGAGGATCCGTTCAGCCCAGGGGCGACTGAAGGCCTTCTCCACTTGTGCCTCTCATATCATTGTGGTCACCACGTTCTGTGTACCAGCCATGGTCATGTATATGAAGCCTGGCTCTGAGGCCTCCCTAGAAGAGGACAAGAGATTGGCACTGTTCTACAATGTTGTCTCTGCTTTCCTCAACCCCATCATCTACAGCCTCCGGAATAAGGATGTGAAGAGGGCTTTCCTCAAGGTGGCAGGTTGGAGCAGGGCCCCAGAATAA